A genomic segment from Conger conger chromosome 2, fConCon1.1, whole genome shotgun sequence encodes:
- the med1 gene encoding mediator of RNA polymerase II transcription subunit 1: MAAVSGVSVQSNSPARELALGTQSGGTPATGDRIKVEEGTEAEKQSRVNALLERLHAKHNASRPWHETSKVVRQAMEKRGVMNTAGHQLLLTCLEKLQRALKVSSLPSMTDRLESIARQNGLGSHLSPSGTECYITSDMFYVEVQLDAGGQLVDVKVAHHGENPASCPELVQHLREKNFEEFSKHLKGLVNLYKLPGDNKLKTKMYLALQSLELDLTKMMHMFRLATNANTVETILHGSVGLLTARSGGHLVSLQCYVSPYDVFEEGTGALLNFTDSTVPRSLGVSVSVTVEGTSSVYKLPIAPLITGSHPVDNKGTPSFSSVTNSNCVDLPACFFLKMNRPTPFSLSFIHRMGNTTGIPVFESAPMLAPLYELIVQSQLQEEGRGALPPHTHAMRFYASLPGQQHCYFLNRDAPVQDGRSLQGALVSKIPFRHPAQVPALLDVIRHQAAYNTLIGSCVKRTLVKEDTPGLLQFEVCPLTDSSFSVSFQHPVNESLVCVVMEVLDSRQVSCKLYKGLSDALICTDDFITKVVQRCMSIPVTMRAIRRKAETIQADTPALSLIAETVEDMVKRNLPPAGSPGCGMGTGGGGGNAMGLPGPAGGNTPTGSSGGGAGGGGSFSGPIGSLFSMSRGSGSGGEGMGQVGGGGQQQQQQLQQQQQQQQQQQQQQSHGDDFSKVTQNPILTSLLQITGSVGTSPTPQAQSSGSQPHQTPPLTSSPASNTKNHPMLMNLLKDNPSQDFTALYSSSPMERQNSSSGSPRTETAGTGSGSKGKKKRPRGAEKGGAVGGGMGLKQQQQGGGMQQHHHSHHPTEDDFHRELFSMDVDSQNIFDVNLTGDGLDTPHSITPAPSQCGTPPAGPGVPYHTQPHSQSQPQQPSGSLPRMVRLSSSDSIGADINEILSDLPEQASKGGSGSHGQHHLGGEEGGPLGTPLRDSSSSGQGSAVFESDLFNAGSNENPFGDPAELIAEAATAATPNSDSSSTNFFPDAVDFNPELLAGQGFPPTYFDNSPPSPNDDLDLVKSFGGSSQQNTPSGTPQNPTPHGRSTPDPSLKDPFDMGMVFGSGGGGGKPLLGPAPDLGDPHSSHSGGGQSPLMMGMGGGGNDFKSADSKAKQQQQMMRGKEENGGGGSSGLGMAGGSSSDAKQAKRSRTPSSEGKPKEKPPKRKKMDPDGKSPSHSSGGRPYTPPSGSAGSGGSVGGGGSKSPGSSGRSQTPPGGATPPIPKITIQITKGTLSGSKTSSHGGYTSSSSAGGGTGAMGGSGGSKSHHSHSSSSSSSGKIKAKSEGSMGQSSSSKPGSGGGSGGGSSQSKGSSQGLGVGKPGSSPITKHGLSGTGSGGSGGGSGSKMKPQGGKPPGSLINPNIKPNISPSHSRSSGSDKLSSPMKLQQTQVPGTPPSSKAKSPMGSGGGGSGGSKSASGGGMGSQKQLGGGSSSGSSSSSSSSSSSSSSSGSMSFSAGSQSQYGGSGGGGGGNNPNVKGKSPSRNKKPSLTAVIDKLKGAGGGGVGGEEGNEGGGGAGGGAGGGGVGGPPNIVPQPSKHGMSSQGGDYLSKREKVEKEGKSKVSVSGGGSGDKKPLDSKTGGVGSTGVAKIIISKPDGGSPSIKAKVTLQKPGEGSGDAMRTQHSGLKASPFSGSTPKHDRSSPSHSRSPGYTPLNPDSESESGSSSVAEKSHQNSPNSDDDQTLRPLQPPLEYMSSAPVSSGEKHKKHKKEKKKQKERERERDRDRDRERDKEKKKSSSSCTTSSHPMKADSWSRSPISAPDPSLSMMGSDRPSRPSPAFLHNEEDDLMDSALTGNLDSFK, from the exons ATGGCGGCGGTATCTGGGGTTTCTGTGCAAAGCAACAGTCCAGCAAGAGAGCTCGCTCTTGGAACACAGTCTGGGGGCACCCCGGCGACCGGAGATCGGATAAAAGTAGAGGAAGGGACGG AAGCGGAGAAGCAGAGCCGTGTCAACGCCTTGCTCGAGAGGCTGCACGCCAAGCACAACGCTTCACGGCCATGGCACGAGACCAGCAAGGTGGTGCGGCAGGCCATg GAGAAACGCGGAGTGATGAACACTGCCGGACACCAGCTCCTCCTGACCTGCCTGGAGAAGCTGCAGAGAGCACTGAAGG tGTCCTCGCTGCCGTCCATGACGGATCGCCTGGAGTCCATCGCTCGACAGAACGG GCTAGGGTCTCACCTGAGCCCCTCTGGGACGGAGTGTTACATCACATCTGACATGTTCTATGTGGAGGTGCAGCTGGACGCTGGGGGACAGTTGGTAGATGTAAAGGTGGCTCATCATGGGGAGAACCCAGCG AGCTGTCCAGAGTTGGTTCAACATCTCAG AGAAAAAAACTTTGAGGAGTTCTCCAAACATCTCAAGGGGTTGGTCAACTTGTATAAGCTTCCTGGAGACAA TAAGCTGAAAACCAAGATGTACCTGGCGCTGCAGTCTCTGGAGCTGGATCTCACCAAGATGATGCACATGTTCAG GTTGgccacaaatgcaaacacagtGGAGACCATTCTGCATGGCAGTGTGGGTCTGTTGACTGCTCGGAGTGGAG GTCACCTCGTGTCTTTGCAGTGTTACGTGTCGCCATATGACGTGTTTGAGGAGGGGACAGGGGCATTGCTCAACTTCACCGACTCTACTG TCCCTCGCTCTCTGGGCGTCAGTGTGTCGGTGACTGTAGAAGGAACTTCCTCTGTGTACAAGCTCCCCATCGCGCCACTAATCACAGGCTCTCATCCAGTGGACAATAAAGG gaccccctccttctcctctgtgaCAAACTCTAACTGTGTGGACCTGCCAGCCTGTTTCTTCCTGAAAATGAATCGCCCTACcccattctccctctccttcataCATAGGATGGGAAACACCACAG GTATCCCGGTGTTCGAGAGCGCTCCTATGCTGGCCCCTCTCTACGAGCTCATCGTACAGAgccagctgcaggaggagggacGAGGTGCCctgccaccccacacacacgccatgcGCTTCTATGCG tCCCTGCCTGGCCAGCAGCACTGTTACTTCCTGAACCGTGACGCGCCGGTGCAGGACGGCCgcagcctgcagggggcgctggttTCCAAGATTCCCTTCCGGCACCCGGCTCAGGTGCCGGCGCTGCTGGACGTCATCCGACACCAGGCTGCGTACAACACGCTCATCGGGAGCTGCGTCAAGCGCACCCTCGTCAAAGAAG ACACACCTGGGCTTCTACAGTTTGAGGTGTGTCCTCTGACAGACTCCAGCTTCAGCGTGTCGTTCCAGCACCCAGTCAATGAGTCCCTGGTCTGCG TGGTAATGGAGGTGCTTGACTCAAGGCAGGTGTCTTGTAAACTCTACAAGGGCTTGTCCGATGCTCTCATCTGCACTGACGACTTCATCACCAAGGTGGTCCAGAG GTGCATGTCCATCCCTGTGACTATGCGGGCCATCCGACGCAAGGCTGAGACCATCCAGGCCGACACCCCGGCCCTGTCGCTGATCGCTGAAACTGTGGAGGACATGGTGAAGAGGAACCTGCCTCCTGCTGGTAGCCCTGGTTGCGGCATGGGCACGGGCGGAGGCGGCGGAAACGCGATGGGCCTTCCTGGGCCCGCGGGGGGCAACACACCCACAGGAAGCAGTGGAGGTGGGGCTGGGGGAGGTGGCTCATTCTCTGGACCAATCGGATCTTTGTTCAGTATGTCACGGGGCTCCGGGTCTGGAGGAGAGGGCATGGGTCaagtgggaggtggggggcaacaacaacagcagcagctacagcagcaacaacaacagcagcagcagcagcagcagcagcaaagcCACGGGGATGACTTCAGCAAAGTGACCCAGAACCCCATCCTGACAAGCCTGCTGCAGATCACTGGTAGTGTGGGCACAAGTCCCACCCCTCAGGCCCAATCTTCTGGGTCCCAACCCCACCAGACCCCTCCCCTTACATCCTCCCCTGCCAGCAACACAAAGAATCACCCCATGCTAATGAACCTGCTGAAGGACAACCCCTCCCAGGACTTCACTGCCCTCTACAGCTCAAGCCCCATGGAGAGGCAGAATTCCTCCTCGGGATCGCCTCGGACTGAGACTGCGGGTACTGGAAGTGGCAGCAAGGGTAAGAAGAAGCGCCCAAGAGGGGCAGAAAAaggtggggcagtggggggaGGGATGGGACTGAAGCAACAGCAGCAGGGTGGAGGGATGCAGCAGCACCACCACTCTCACCACCCCACCGAAGACGACTTCCACCGTGAACTTTTCTCGATGGATGTGGACTCCCAGAACATCTTCGATGTCAATCTAACAGGGGATGGGCTAGACACTCCCCACAGCATCACTCCAGCCCCCAGTCAGTGTGGGACGCCACCAGCTGGCCCCGGGGTGCCGTATCACACCCAGCCACACTCCCAGTCCCAGCCACAACAGCCCTCAGGCAGCCTCCCTCGCATGGTGCGGCTCTCCAGCTCTGACAGCATCGGCGCTGATATTAATGAGATCCTGTCCGACCTCCCAGAGCAGGCATCGAAAGGGGGCAGCGGCAGCCATGGCCAGCACCACCTGGGCGGAGAGGAAGGGGGCCCACTAGGCACCCCTTTGCGAGATTCCTCTAGTTCGGGTCAGGGGAGTGCAGTATTTGAGTCAGACCTGTTCAATGCTGGCAGCAACGAGAATCCCTTTGGCGACCCAGCTGAGCTCATCGCCGAGGCAGCCACTGCTGCCACGCCTAACAGTGACTCCTCCTCCACTAACTTCTTCCCTGACGCTGTAGACTTCAATCCCGAGCTGTTGGCTGGACAGGGCTTCCCTCCAACGTACTTTGACAACAGCCCCCCTAGTCCAAACGACGACCTGGACCTTGTGAAAAGCTTTGGTGGGAGCAGCCAGCAGAACACTCCATCGGGCACTCCCCAGAACCCCACCCCACATGGTCGCAGCACTCCTGACCCTTCCCTCAAGGACCCTTTTGACATGGGTATGGTTTTTGGGAGCGGCGGCGGAGGGGGCAAGCCGTTGCTGGGTCCGGCCCCCGACCTGGGAGACCCCCACTCCTCTCATTCGGGGGGAGGGCAGAGTCCTCTCATGATGGgcatgggaggggggggcaacGATTTTAAGAGCGCGGACTCAAAGgccaagcagcagcagcagatgatGCGGGGGAAGGAGGAAAATGGCGGCGGGGGCAGCTCGGGGTTAGGTATGGCAGGGGGGAGCTCATCTGATGCCAAACAGGCTAAACGCAGCCGCACCCCTTCTAGTGAGGGTAAGCCGAAAGAAAAGCCACCCAAGCGCAAGAAGATGGACCCGGATGGAAAGTCACCATCGCACAGCTCAGGGGGCCGGCCCTACACCCCAccgagtgggagtgcaggttcaggTGGGTCTGTGGGTGGAGGAGGATCCAAATCCCCTGGAAGCTCTGGAAGGTCACAGACACCCCCCGGCGGTGCCACACCGCCAATACCCAAAATCACCATTCAGATTACAAAAGGGACACTATCAGGGAGTAAGACCTCCTCTCACGGGGGGTACACGTCCAGTAGCTCAGCAGGAGGAGGCACGGGGGCGATGGGGGGCAGTGGTGGAAGTAAAAGCCATCATTCAcattcctcctcatcctcatcctcaggCAAGATAAAGGCCAAGTCTGAGGGCTCTAtgggacagagcagcagctcaAAGCCAGGTAGTGGAGGCGGAAGTGGAGGAGGGAGCTCTCAGTCAAAGGGTTCCTCACAGGGGCTGGGTGTAGGCAAACCTGGCTCCTCCCCTATAACAAAGCATGGATTGTCGGGGACAGGAAGTGGGGGCAGTGGAGGAGGGAGTGGGAGCAAGATGAAACCTCAGGGGGGCAAGCCACCCGGGTCTCTTATCAACCCAAACATCAAGCCCAACATTTCTCCATCACACTCCCGATCCAGTGGCTCTGACAAGCTCTCCTCTCCCATGAAGCTCCAGCAGACTCAGGTTCCTGGTACACCCCCGTCTTCCAAGGCCAAATCTCCAATGGGATCTGGGGGCGGAGGCTCGGGAGGATCGAAGTCTGCCTCTGGGGGTGGGATGGGAtctcagaagcagctggggggaGGTTCTTCCTCtgggtcctcctcctcctcttcatcctcttctAGTTCCTCTTCATCCTCTGGCTCCATGTCCTTTTCTGCAGGCTCCCAGTCCCAGTATGGTGGGAGTGGCGGTGGCGGCGGTGGGAACAACCCAAATGTCAAGGGAAAGTCACCTAGCCGCAACAAAAAGCCGTCCCTGACTGCAGTTATCGACAAACTGAAAGGTGCTGGAGGAGGTGGAGTGGGGGGTGAAGAGGGCAATGAAGGAGGTGGTGGTGCtgggggaggagctggaggtggaggtgttggAGGTCCCCCTAATATTGTACCTCAGCCCTCTAAGCATGGGATGTCATCGCAGGGTGGGGACTACCTGAGCAAGCGAGAGAAGgtggagaaagaggggaagTCCAAGGTGTCAGTGTCAGGGGGTGGCTCGGGAGACAAAAAGCCACTGGACTCCAAGACAGGAGGTGTGGGCAGCACCGGTGTGGCCAAGATCATCATCAGCAAGCCCGATGGAGGTTCACCCAGTATCAAGGCCAAGGTGACCCTCCAGAAGCCAGGCGAGGGGTCTGGTGATGCGATGCGCACCCAGCACTCGGGCCTCAAAGCTTCGCCTTTCAGTGGGTCCACACCCAAACATGATCGCTCCTCCCCCAGTCACAGCCGTTCCCCAGGGTACACGCCTCTTAACCCAGACAGCGAGAGCGAATCGGGAAGCAGTTCAGTGGCAGAGAAGTCCCACCAGAACAGCCCCAATTCTGACGATGACCAGACCTTGAGGCCCCTGCAGCCCCCGCTGGAGTACATGAGCTCGGCACCAGTCAGCTCAGGGGAGAAGCACAAGAAGcacaagaaggagaagaaaaagcagaagGAAAGGGAACGGGAGAGAGACCGGGACAGAGACCGAGAGCGAgataaggaaaaaaagaaatcgtCATCATCCTGCACCACCTCCTCCCACCCCATGAAAGCTGACAGCTGGTCTCGCTCGCCAATTTCGGCTCCTGACCCCTCCCTGTCCATGATGGGGTCGGATCGACCATCCCGACCCAGCCCCGCCTTCCTGCATAACGAAGAAGACGACCTCATGGATTCTGCCCTCACTGGAAACCTTGACTCTTTCAAATAG